One genomic segment of Paenibacillus xylanexedens includes these proteins:
- a CDS encoding sensor histidine kinase yields MKFTVFAKTVILLICLLVPILLLYTYANQANVDMVVEEKQQSSLNQFNYFSSQVDKNIEQLSLYGLTLLRDPSILHYRYMTDSTSQYEKNSIYLDILDKLSLYQSTSRWKNDITIVLPQAELVLSTMSSRTVYDEKMLTFPQPGQWQLEQGSFTYFFTDNYEWNEKPVNTGVRTVMEINFDPMNVVAMLDDFKETQGGDPFLLVPGKDPLLNRTADPELVEAIMRDIPFDGPEREGNHQLEVGDKQYLVSYVHSKQLQAVYVNPVVLDDLLTPMDKSRNMFITSILLLLVLSIGAALLLYRKVQVPIHRLMRGLQQIRKGQLSTRIPVDHSRDEFAYLTQSFNHMAEQIQELIEKVYEERIRSREATLKHLQSQINPHFLYNCLFYIKNMTQLGNREAVIAMSLSLGDYYRYITRGENDMTTVEEEIRLLDHYLSIQQMRTNRLTYEIAVPQQLILLHIPRLLIQPIVENAVIHGIEPMEGSGHVVVTGMAVPEHIEGRKYTRYSLFVDNDGVTLTAEEIAELEREINEPMGEEIGTGTWNVHQRLVTRYGLSSGLHFGAIPYGGLSVEIRWFEEEQPHDESDGRG; encoded by the coding sequence ATGAAATTCACAGTATTTGCGAAGACGGTCATTCTCTTAATCTGCCTGCTGGTACCCATTCTGCTGCTGTATACATACGCGAACCAGGCAAATGTGGACATGGTCGTTGAAGAGAAACAACAGTCGAGTCTGAACCAGTTCAATTATTTCAGTTCCCAGGTGGATAAAAATATCGAGCAGCTTTCGCTGTATGGCCTGACATTGCTGCGAGATCCCAGTATCCTGCACTACCGTTACATGACGGACTCCACCAGCCAATATGAGAAAAACAGTATCTATCTGGATATCCTCGACAAATTATCATTGTACCAGTCCACCAGCCGCTGGAAGAATGATATTACCATTGTGCTGCCACAAGCGGAACTTGTGTTGTCCACCATGTCCAGCCGGACGGTCTACGATGAGAAGATGTTGACGTTTCCGCAACCGGGCCAATGGCAGCTGGAGCAGGGGAGTTTCACCTACTTTTTCACGGATAACTATGAGTGGAATGAAAAACCGGTGAACACAGGCGTGCGAACAGTGATGGAGATTAATTTTGACCCGATGAACGTGGTTGCCATGTTGGATGATTTCAAAGAAACGCAGGGAGGAGATCCTTTCTTGCTCGTACCAGGTAAAGATCCGTTGCTGAACCGTACGGCGGACCCCGAACTGGTCGAAGCGATTATGCGAGATATCCCCTTTGACGGACCGGAGCGGGAAGGTAATCATCAGCTGGAGGTGGGTGACAAACAGTATCTGGTCAGTTACGTACACTCGAAACAACTGCAAGCGGTATACGTGAACCCGGTGGTATTGGATGATTTACTAACCCCAATGGACAAGAGCCGGAATATGTTTATTACCTCCATTCTGTTACTGCTCGTGCTGAGTATCGGGGCTGCACTGCTTTTGTATCGAAAAGTCCAGGTGCCCATCCATCGTTTGATGAGAGGGCTGCAACAGATTCGCAAAGGCCAGTTGTCCACTCGGATTCCAGTCGATCACTCCCGTGATGAATTCGCGTACCTGACCCAGAGCTTCAACCATATGGCGGAACAGATTCAGGAATTGATCGAGAAGGTATACGAGGAACGTATCCGCTCACGGGAAGCCACACTGAAACATCTGCAATCACAGATCAATCCGCATTTCCTGTACAACTGCCTGTTTTATATTAAAAATATGACCCAGCTTGGCAACCGTGAAGCGGTTATTGCCATGTCGCTAAGTCTGGGAGACTACTATCGCTACATTACGCGGGGCGAGAATGACATGACAACAGTGGAAGAAGAGATTCGGCTGCTGGACCATTATCTGTCCATTCAACAGATGCGGACCAACCGGCTGACCTACGAGATTGCCGTACCGCAGCAACTGATCTTGCTTCACATTCCGCGACTGCTCATTCAACCCATCGTAGAGAATGCGGTGATCCATGGCATTGAGCCGATGGAAGGTAGTGGGCATGTCGTCGTAACGGGGATGGCGGTACCCGAACATATTGAGGGTCGGAAATATACAAGATATAGCCTGTTTGTTGACAATGATGGTGTCACGCTGACAGCGGAAGAGATTGCGGAATTGGAACGGGAGATCAATGAACCAATGGGTGAGGAGATTGGAACAGGCACGTGGAATGTGCACCAGCGTCTCGTTACGCGATATGGGCTGTCGTCCGGGCTGCATTTTGGAGCGATTCCCTATGGTGGACTTAGTGTAGAAATTCGATGGTTTGAGGAGGAACAACCGCATGATGAATCTGATGGTCGTGGATGA
- a CDS encoding response regulator transcription factor, which translates to MMNLMVVDDEHSAVESIAVSIPWREHGIGQVFKAYSVKEALEHMASHQVHIIITDIRMPGMSGLDLVSHIRQKWEQTKCIILSGHASFDYAKQALKHGTVSYLLKPVRDEELIESVQQAVVQIRLEGEKQMLHQRAMYSVREHLPEKRAELMKDVLLGHKFADAELEGKLEQLEIGFRPQDKMQLLLIRYDDHQPTHKAFRLMKYAISNVVEEIYGSTYHLCHTDDAYDDLVFMASPKQTQAEPEMLMGRLGERLIHSVRQYLNATISLSVSRMGRFPDQVPQLYHQAVSALRKQAEAGKGLHLNAAAGTNGATLKSLAALYEPPGLTTLLEAGRMEDAHRKIDQIFAELSNSVFPEHVYVAFHYLAAAFSYMAHREGRQLAEVLGEQYQQLLKDGYGISLRSLETWTRSVMQQWEESANDTGQDAGSTLIRQVQQWIDHHLGEDLSLQVIAGEVHLHPVYLSKMYKQSTGEGISDYIIRSRMERAVHLLKHTAMKIYEVGQEVGYNNTPYFIQVFRKHYGLTPQDFRNG; encoded by the coding sequence ATGATGAATCTGATGGTCGTGGATGATGAACATTCCGCAGTAGAGTCGATCGCTGTCTCGATACCGTGGAGAGAACACGGGATTGGTCAGGTATTCAAAGCCTATTCTGTCAAAGAAGCCTTGGAACATATGGCATCACATCAGGTCCATATTATTATCACGGATATCCGAATGCCGGGTATGTCTGGTCTGGATCTGGTCAGTCACATCAGGCAAAAGTGGGAACAGACCAAATGTATTATTTTATCGGGGCATGCTTCCTTCGATTATGCGAAGCAGGCGCTCAAACATGGGACAGTCAGTTATCTGCTCAAGCCGGTTCGGGATGAAGAACTGATTGAATCCGTGCAACAGGCTGTAGTGCAGATTCGCCTGGAGGGTGAGAAACAAATGCTGCATCAGCGGGCCATGTATTCGGTGAGGGAACATCTGCCCGAGAAGCGGGCGGAGCTGATGAAGGATGTACTGTTAGGGCATAAATTTGCGGATGCTGAACTCGAAGGGAAGCTGGAGCAACTGGAGATCGGGTTCCGTCCACAGGATAAAATGCAACTGTTGCTCATCCGGTATGATGACCATCAACCTACACATAAAGCGTTTCGACTGATGAAGTATGCTATCTCAAATGTGGTGGAAGAGATTTACGGCAGTACCTATCATCTCTGCCATACGGATGACGCCTATGATGATCTGGTCTTCATGGCCAGTCCCAAACAAACTCAGGCCGAACCTGAAATGCTAATGGGACGGCTTGGAGAACGGTTAATCCACAGTGTGAGGCAGTATCTGAACGCGACCATTTCCCTATCCGTTAGTCGTATGGGGCGTTTCCCAGATCAGGTGCCGCAGCTATATCATCAAGCCGTCAGTGCGCTTCGCAAGCAGGCCGAGGCAGGCAAAGGACTACATCTGAATGCGGCGGCAGGAACCAATGGGGCCACGTTGAAGTCTCTTGCAGCGCTGTATGAACCGCCCGGTCTGACGACGTTACTGGAAGCCGGGCGTATGGAGGATGCACACCGTAAGATTGATCAGATCTTTGCCGAACTGTCGAACAGTGTGTTCCCGGAGCATGTGTATGTGGCTTTTCATTATTTGGCGGCGGCATTCTCCTATATGGCTCATCGGGAAGGAAGACAGTTAGCTGAAGTGCTTGGGGAGCAGTACCAGCAGTTGCTCAAGGATGGTTATGGCATTTCGCTGCGTAGTCTGGAAACGTGGACTCGGTCTGTAATGCAGCAGTGGGAAGAGAGTGCGAACGATACGGGACAGGATGCGGGATCAACGCTGATCCGGCAGGTGCAGCAATGGATTGACCATCATCTGGGTGAGGATCTATCGTTGCAGGTCATTGCCGGAGAGGTGCATTTGCACCCCGTATATCTGTCGAAAATGTACAAACAATCCACAGGTGAAGGCATTAGTGATTATATTATCCGTTCCAGAATGGAACGTGCGGTTCATTTGCTCAAACATACGGCGATGAAGATCTATGAAGTCGGTCAGGAAGTAGGGTACAACAACACACCTTATTTCATTCAGGTGTTCCGTAAACATTATGGACTGACCCCGCAGGATTTTCGGAACGGTTAA